A stretch of the Malus sylvestris chromosome 10, drMalSylv7.2, whole genome shotgun sequence genome encodes the following:
- the LOC126587439 gene encoding cellulose synthase A catalytic subunit 8 [UDP-forming]-like isoform X1, which yields MMQSVAPVCNVCGEQVGLGANGEVFVACHECNFPICKACFDEDVKAGRKVCLQCGIPYDDNPLAEYETKVSGTRSTMEAHLNNSQQDTGIHARHISSVSTLDSELNDESGNPIWKNRVESWKDKKDKKDKKIKKKKDTPKGEKEAQIPPEKQMTEEYSSDAAEPLSTLVPLPSNRITPYRTVIIMRLIILALFFHYRVTNPVDSAYGLWFTSIICEIWFAFSWVLDQFPKWSPVNRTTFTDRLSARFEREGELSELAAVDFFVSTVDPLKEPPLITANTVLSILAVDYPVDKVSCYVSDDGAAMLTFESLAETSEFATKWVPFCKKFSIEPRAPEFYFSQKIDYLKDKVQPSFVKERRAMKRDYEEFKVRMNALVAKAQKTPEEGWTMQDGTPWPGNNSRDHPGMIQVFLGHSGAYDIEGNELPRLVYVSREKRPGYPHHKKAGAENALVRVSAVLTNAPYILNLDCDHYVNNSQAIREAMCFLMDPQVGREVCYVQFPQRFDGIDRSDRYANRNTVFFDVNMKGLDGIQGPVYVGTGCCFNRQALYGYGPPSMPALSKAASSSSCSCCCPSKKPSKDVSEAYRDAKQEELDAAIFNLRDIEKYDELERSMLISQTSFEKTFGLSSVFIESTLMENGGVAESSNPSTLIKEAIHVISCGYEEKTAWGKEIGWIYGSITEDILTGFKMHCRGWRSIYCMPLRPAFKGSAPINLSDRLHQVLRWALGSVEIFLSRHCPLWYGFAGGRLKLLQRMAYINTIVYPFTSLPLVAYCTLPAICLLTGKFIIPTLTNLASALFLGLFISIIATSVLELRWSGVRIEDLWRNEQFWVIGGVSAHLFAVFQGFLKMLAGIDTNFTVTTKSAEDTEFGELYLIKWTTLLIPPTTLLIVNMVGVVAGFSDALNKGYEAWGPLFGKVFFAFWVILHLYPFLKGLMGRQNRTPTIVVLWSVLLASVFSLVWVKINPFVSKVDSSTLAQSCISIDC from the exons ATGATGCAGTCCGTGGCTCCTGTGTGCAATGTCTGCGGCGAGCAGGTGGGGCTTGGTGCCAATGGGGAGGTTTTCGTGGCATGCCACGAGTGTAATTTCCCCATTTGCAAGGCTTGTTTCGATGAAGATGTCAAGGCTGGGCGTAAAGTTTGCTTGCAGTGTGGTATTCCCTATGACG ATAACCCGTTGGCGGAGTATGAAACAAAGGTGTCAGGCACTCGATCCACAATGGAAGCTCACCTGAATAATTCACAG CAGGATACAGGAATTCATGCTAGGCATATCAGCAGTGTGTCTACGTTGGATAGTG AATTAAACGATGAATCTGGCAATCCGATTTGGAAGAATAGAGTGGAAAGTTGGAAGGATAAGAAGGATAAGAAGGATAAAAAGatcaagaagaaaaaggatACACCTAAGGGGGAAAAAGAGGCTCAAATTCCACCTGAGAAGCAGATGACAGAGGAATA TTCATCAGACGCTGCGGAACCACTTTCAACTCTCGTCCCACTTCCATCTAACAGAATCACACCATACAGAACTGTTATAATTATGCGATTGATCATTCTCGCCCTTTTCTTCCATTATCGAGTAACAAATCCTGTTGATAGTGCTTACGGTCTATGGTTCACTTCGATCATATGTGAGATCTGGTTTGCTTTTTCTTGGGTGTTGGATCAGTTTCCTAAGTGGTCTCCAGTTAATCGGACTACATTTACTGACAGGTTATCTGCCAG GTTTGAAAGAGAGGGTGAACTCTCCGAGCTTGCTGCTGTGGATTTCTTCGTGAGTACAGTTGATCCGTTGAAAGAACCGCCCTTGATTACTGCCAATACCGTGCTTTCTATCCTTGCTGTAGACTACCCTGTGGACAAAGTTTCCTGCTATGTGTCTGATGATGGTGCTGCCATGCTTACATTTGAATCCCTTGCCGAAACATCTGAATTTGCAACAAAGTGGGTTCCTTTCTGCAAGAAATTTTCAATTGAACCACGTGCACCTGAGTTTTACTTCTCACAAAAGATTGACTACTTGAAGGATAAAGTGCAACCATCTTTTGTGAAGGAGCGCAGAGCGATGAAA AGAGATTATGAAGAGTTCAAAGTGCGAATGAATGCTTTAGTAGCAAAGGCTCAAAAAACACCAGAAGAAGGATGGACTATGCAAGATGGAACTCCATGGCCAGGAAATAACTCGCGTGACCATCCTGGGATGATCCAG GTGTTCCTTGGACATAGCGGTGCCTATGACATCGAGGGCAATGAACTTCCTCGATTGGTTTATGTCTCGAGAGAGAAGAGACCCGGCTACCCACATCACAAGAAAGCTGGTGCTGAAAATGCTTTG GTAAGGGTGTCTGCAGTTCTCACAAATGCCCCATACATCCTCAATCTTGACTGTGATCACTACGTTAACAACAGCCAGGCAATTCGTGAGGCAATGTGTTTCTTGATGGACCCTCAAGTCGGTCGAGAAGTATGCTATGTGCAGTTTCCTCAGAGGTTTGATGGTATTGATCGCAGTGATCGATATGCTAATCGCAACACAGTTTTCTTTGAT GTTAACATGAAAGGACTGGATGGCATTCAAGGTCCAGTATATGTGGGGACAGGATGTTGTTTCAACAGGCAAGCACTTTACGGCTACGGTCCTCCTTCTATGCCCGCCTTATCCAAGGCTGCTTCCTCATCCTCCTGCTCTTGTTGCTGTCCCTCTAAGAAGCCCTCTAAAGATGTGTCAGAGGCTTATCGAGATGCAAAACAGGAGGAGCTTGATGCTGCCATTTTTAACCTCCGTGATATTGAGA AATATGATGAGCTTGAGAGGTCAATGCTGATCTCGCAGACAAGCTTTGAGAAAACTTTTGGCTTATCGTCTGTATTCATCGAATCTACGCTAATGGAGAATGGAGGAGTGGCCGAATCTTCCAACCCTTCAACATTGATCAAGGAGGCGATTCACGTCATTAGCTGTGGTTATGAAGAGAAGACCGCGTGGGGAAAAGAG ATTGGTTGGATATATGGATCAATCACTGAGGATATCTTAACCGGTTTCAAGATGCATTGCCGTGGATGGAGGTCAATTTACTGCATGCCCTTGAGGCCTGCATTCAAAGGGTCAGCTCCCATTAACCTTTCTGATCGACTGCACCAAGTTCTTCGGTGGGCACTGGGATCGGTGGAAATTTTCCTCAGTAGACATTGTCCTCTCTGGTACGGGTTTGCAGGAGGCCGCCTCAAATTGCTTCAGAGAATGGCATATATCAACACTATTGTTTACCCCTTCACATCCCTCCCTCTCGTCGCTTACTGCACACTCCCTGCAATATGCCTTCTCACAGGAAAATTCATCATCCCAACA CTTACAAACCTGGCAAGTGCCCTGTTTCTTGGCCTCTTCATCTCCATCATTGCTACAAGTGTGCTTGAGTTGAGGTGGAGTGGAGTCCGCATTGAGGACTTATGGCGTAACGAGCAGTTCTGGGTGATCGGAGGTGTTTCAGCCCATCTCTTTGCCGTCTTCCAAGGTTTCTTAAAGATGTTGGCCGGAATTGACACCAACTTCACCGTCACAACCAAATCAGCCGAAGACACAGAATTCGGAGAGCTCTATCTAATCAAATGGACCACACTTTTGATTCCCCCAACTACACTCCTCATCGTCAACATGGTTGGTGTTGTTGCAGGATTTTCGGACGCCCTCAACAAGGGATACGAAGCTTGGGGGCCACTTTTCGGGAAGGTTTTCTTTGCCTTCTGGGTGATTCTTCATCTATATCCCTTCCTCAAAGGTCTCATGGGACGCCAAAACCGGACTCCAACCATCGTTGTTTTGTGGTCAGTGCTCTTGGCCTCTGTCTTCTCCCTTGTTTGGGTGAAGATAAATCCATTTGTGAGCAAAGTGGACAGCTCAACGCTTGCTCAAAGCTGCATTTCCATAGACTGCTGA
- the LOC126587439 gene encoding cellulose synthase A catalytic subunit 8 [UDP-forming]-like isoform X2: MMQSVAPVCNVCGEQVGLGANGEVFVACHECNFPICKACFDEDVKAGRKVCLQCGIPYDDNPLAEYETKVSGTRSTMEAHLNNSQDTGIHARHISSVSTLDSELNDESGNPIWKNRVESWKDKKDKKDKKIKKKKDTPKGEKEAQIPPEKQMTEEYSSDAAEPLSTLVPLPSNRITPYRTVIIMRLIILALFFHYRVTNPVDSAYGLWFTSIICEIWFAFSWVLDQFPKWSPVNRTTFTDRLSARFEREGELSELAAVDFFVSTVDPLKEPPLITANTVLSILAVDYPVDKVSCYVSDDGAAMLTFESLAETSEFATKWVPFCKKFSIEPRAPEFYFSQKIDYLKDKVQPSFVKERRAMKRDYEEFKVRMNALVAKAQKTPEEGWTMQDGTPWPGNNSRDHPGMIQVFLGHSGAYDIEGNELPRLVYVSREKRPGYPHHKKAGAENALVRVSAVLTNAPYILNLDCDHYVNNSQAIREAMCFLMDPQVGREVCYVQFPQRFDGIDRSDRYANRNTVFFDVNMKGLDGIQGPVYVGTGCCFNRQALYGYGPPSMPALSKAASSSSCSCCCPSKKPSKDVSEAYRDAKQEELDAAIFNLRDIEKYDELERSMLISQTSFEKTFGLSSVFIESTLMENGGVAESSNPSTLIKEAIHVISCGYEEKTAWGKEIGWIYGSITEDILTGFKMHCRGWRSIYCMPLRPAFKGSAPINLSDRLHQVLRWALGSVEIFLSRHCPLWYGFAGGRLKLLQRMAYINTIVYPFTSLPLVAYCTLPAICLLTGKFIIPTLTNLASALFLGLFISIIATSVLELRWSGVRIEDLWRNEQFWVIGGVSAHLFAVFQGFLKMLAGIDTNFTVTTKSAEDTEFGELYLIKWTTLLIPPTTLLIVNMVGVVAGFSDALNKGYEAWGPLFGKVFFAFWVILHLYPFLKGLMGRQNRTPTIVVLWSVLLASVFSLVWVKINPFVSKVDSSTLAQSCISIDC; this comes from the exons ATGATGCAGTCCGTGGCTCCTGTGTGCAATGTCTGCGGCGAGCAGGTGGGGCTTGGTGCCAATGGGGAGGTTTTCGTGGCATGCCACGAGTGTAATTTCCCCATTTGCAAGGCTTGTTTCGATGAAGATGTCAAGGCTGGGCGTAAAGTTTGCTTGCAGTGTGGTATTCCCTATGACG ATAACCCGTTGGCGGAGTATGAAACAAAGGTGTCAGGCACTCGATCCACAATGGAAGCTCACCTGAATAATTCACAG GATACAGGAATTCATGCTAGGCATATCAGCAGTGTGTCTACGTTGGATAGTG AATTAAACGATGAATCTGGCAATCCGATTTGGAAGAATAGAGTGGAAAGTTGGAAGGATAAGAAGGATAAGAAGGATAAAAAGatcaagaagaaaaaggatACACCTAAGGGGGAAAAAGAGGCTCAAATTCCACCTGAGAAGCAGATGACAGAGGAATA TTCATCAGACGCTGCGGAACCACTTTCAACTCTCGTCCCACTTCCATCTAACAGAATCACACCATACAGAACTGTTATAATTATGCGATTGATCATTCTCGCCCTTTTCTTCCATTATCGAGTAACAAATCCTGTTGATAGTGCTTACGGTCTATGGTTCACTTCGATCATATGTGAGATCTGGTTTGCTTTTTCTTGGGTGTTGGATCAGTTTCCTAAGTGGTCTCCAGTTAATCGGACTACATTTACTGACAGGTTATCTGCCAG GTTTGAAAGAGAGGGTGAACTCTCCGAGCTTGCTGCTGTGGATTTCTTCGTGAGTACAGTTGATCCGTTGAAAGAACCGCCCTTGATTACTGCCAATACCGTGCTTTCTATCCTTGCTGTAGACTACCCTGTGGACAAAGTTTCCTGCTATGTGTCTGATGATGGTGCTGCCATGCTTACATTTGAATCCCTTGCCGAAACATCTGAATTTGCAACAAAGTGGGTTCCTTTCTGCAAGAAATTTTCAATTGAACCACGTGCACCTGAGTTTTACTTCTCACAAAAGATTGACTACTTGAAGGATAAAGTGCAACCATCTTTTGTGAAGGAGCGCAGAGCGATGAAA AGAGATTATGAAGAGTTCAAAGTGCGAATGAATGCTTTAGTAGCAAAGGCTCAAAAAACACCAGAAGAAGGATGGACTATGCAAGATGGAACTCCATGGCCAGGAAATAACTCGCGTGACCATCCTGGGATGATCCAG GTGTTCCTTGGACATAGCGGTGCCTATGACATCGAGGGCAATGAACTTCCTCGATTGGTTTATGTCTCGAGAGAGAAGAGACCCGGCTACCCACATCACAAGAAAGCTGGTGCTGAAAATGCTTTG GTAAGGGTGTCTGCAGTTCTCACAAATGCCCCATACATCCTCAATCTTGACTGTGATCACTACGTTAACAACAGCCAGGCAATTCGTGAGGCAATGTGTTTCTTGATGGACCCTCAAGTCGGTCGAGAAGTATGCTATGTGCAGTTTCCTCAGAGGTTTGATGGTATTGATCGCAGTGATCGATATGCTAATCGCAACACAGTTTTCTTTGAT GTTAACATGAAAGGACTGGATGGCATTCAAGGTCCAGTATATGTGGGGACAGGATGTTGTTTCAACAGGCAAGCACTTTACGGCTACGGTCCTCCTTCTATGCCCGCCTTATCCAAGGCTGCTTCCTCATCCTCCTGCTCTTGTTGCTGTCCCTCTAAGAAGCCCTCTAAAGATGTGTCAGAGGCTTATCGAGATGCAAAACAGGAGGAGCTTGATGCTGCCATTTTTAACCTCCGTGATATTGAGA AATATGATGAGCTTGAGAGGTCAATGCTGATCTCGCAGACAAGCTTTGAGAAAACTTTTGGCTTATCGTCTGTATTCATCGAATCTACGCTAATGGAGAATGGAGGAGTGGCCGAATCTTCCAACCCTTCAACATTGATCAAGGAGGCGATTCACGTCATTAGCTGTGGTTATGAAGAGAAGACCGCGTGGGGAAAAGAG ATTGGTTGGATATATGGATCAATCACTGAGGATATCTTAACCGGTTTCAAGATGCATTGCCGTGGATGGAGGTCAATTTACTGCATGCCCTTGAGGCCTGCATTCAAAGGGTCAGCTCCCATTAACCTTTCTGATCGACTGCACCAAGTTCTTCGGTGGGCACTGGGATCGGTGGAAATTTTCCTCAGTAGACATTGTCCTCTCTGGTACGGGTTTGCAGGAGGCCGCCTCAAATTGCTTCAGAGAATGGCATATATCAACACTATTGTTTACCCCTTCACATCCCTCCCTCTCGTCGCTTACTGCACACTCCCTGCAATATGCCTTCTCACAGGAAAATTCATCATCCCAACA CTTACAAACCTGGCAAGTGCCCTGTTTCTTGGCCTCTTCATCTCCATCATTGCTACAAGTGTGCTTGAGTTGAGGTGGAGTGGAGTCCGCATTGAGGACTTATGGCGTAACGAGCAGTTCTGGGTGATCGGAGGTGTTTCAGCCCATCTCTTTGCCGTCTTCCAAGGTTTCTTAAAGATGTTGGCCGGAATTGACACCAACTTCACCGTCACAACCAAATCAGCCGAAGACACAGAATTCGGAGAGCTCTATCTAATCAAATGGACCACACTTTTGATTCCCCCAACTACACTCCTCATCGTCAACATGGTTGGTGTTGTTGCAGGATTTTCGGACGCCCTCAACAAGGGATACGAAGCTTGGGGGCCACTTTTCGGGAAGGTTTTCTTTGCCTTCTGGGTGATTCTTCATCTATATCCCTTCCTCAAAGGTCTCATGGGACGCCAAAACCGGACTCCAACCATCGTTGTTTTGTGGTCAGTGCTCTTGGCCTCTGTCTTCTCCCTTGTTTGGGTGAAGATAAATCCATTTGTGAGCAAAGTGGACAGCTCAACGCTTGCTCAAAGCTGCATTTCCATAGACTGCTGA
- the LOC126586178 gene encoding receptor-like protein 51: MEPPPLLLTLLLHLLLSTTAVSATAPLPPTPSPTSSPTPPNSTTSPSSPSSSTLDPKQLRALQSLNIPTSKDPCTNPSILPPNTTRCDSSKPFRHLLSLRLVNCSDDVALSFTALKSLSTLQSLQFLNCPIAPIRFPADLVASLHSFTCINSLRRLTGVWLARLQNLTDLTVSNVQVNASGPFVILGNLKKLRSVTISQANLTGSIPKHMNLNLTHIDFSGNKLRGKIPSSLTLLENLETLNLSSNSINGEIPNSFGDLISLKNVSLSSNSLSGAIPESISAIPDLVHLDLSSNQLNGTIPKFLSDMKGLKHLNLANNEFHGVVPFNASFISRLQVFKISGNSNLCYNHSVLSSKLKLGISPCDKHGLPMSPPQAKGDDSSADGSTNSDYDDSDEDDQKQDRQHGPNKVVLGVAIALSSLVFLVIFLVLLSKCCR; this comes from the coding sequence ATGGAACCCCCACCGTTGCTTCTCACTCTActtctccacctcctcctctccaCCACCGCCGTCTCAGCCACAGCACCACTCCCCCCAACCCCATCTCCCACCTCCTCCCCCACCCCACCAAACTCCACCACCTCACCATCCTCACCATCTTCAAGCACACTCGACCCAAAGCAACTCAGAGCCCTCCAATCCCTCAACATTCCCACCTCCAAAGACCCCTGCACAAACCCCTCCATCCTCCCCCCAAACACCACCCGCTGCGACTCCTCCAAGCCCTTCCGCCACCTCCTTTCCCTCCGCCTCGTCAACTGCTCCGACGACGTCGCCCTCTCCTTCACCGCCCTCAAATCCCTCTCCACCCTCCAGTCCCTCCAGTTCCTCAACTGCCCCATTGCTCCAATCCGCTTCCCCGCCGACCTCGTCGCTTCCCTCCACTCCTTCACATGCATCAACTCCCTCCGCCGCCTCACCGGCGTCTGGCTCGCCCGCCTCCAAAACCTCACCGATCTCACCGTCTCCAACGTCCAAGTCAATGCCTCTGGACCCTTCGTCATCCTCGGAAACTTGAAGAAGCTCAGGTCAGTCACCATCTCCCAAGCCAATTTAACCGGCAGCATTCCGAAGCACATGAATTTAAACCTTACCCACATCGATTTTTCCGGCAATAAGCTTCGGGGGAAGATACCCAGTTCCCTCACACTCCTCGAAAACCTCGAAACCTTAAACCTTTCCTCCAATTCCATCAATGGCGAAATACCCAATTCGTTCGGGGACCTGATTTCGCTAAAGAACGTGTCTTTGTCCTCAAATTCTTTATCCGGCGCCATCCCGGAGTCGATTTCAGCAATCCCGGACTTAGTTCATCTCGATCTGAGCTCGAATCAGCTCAACGGAACAATCCCAAAATTCCTCTCCGACATGAAGGGCTTGAAGCACTTAAATCTCGCAAACAACGAGTTTCACGGGGTCGTGCCGTTCAATGCGTCGTTCATTAGCAGACTGCAAGTGTTCAAGATTAGCGGGAACAGCAACCTCTGCTACAACCACTCTGTTCTGTCGTCGAAACTAAAGCTGGGGATTTCTCCCTGCGACAAACATGGACTGCCCATGTCGCCGCCGCAGGCGAAAGGCGATGATTCGTCAGCGGATGGCAGCACTAATTCGGACTATGACGACAGTGATGAGGATGATCAAAAGCAGGATCGACAACATGGGCCAAATAaggttgttcttggtgtggccaTTGCGCTTTCTTCTCTTGTCTTCCTCGTTATTTTCTTGGTTCTTCTCTCGAAATGCTGTCGTTGA
- the LOC126586168 gene encoding pentatricopeptide repeat-containing protein DOT4, chloroplastic has protein sequence MLMVATTAPPNLLSMSPLPRHENKSKSFRPSNGYIFLKPSSKTLMLSPNSGLSRARFRVSDSLAAPAITGVADKNAKINKYCEMGNLKSAMEMVSGAQKSELDLEAYCSVVELCAGMMSLQDGKGVHSVICDNGVEADGQLGAKLVFMYVKCGDLREARRVFDKLSNGKVFVWNLMINEYAKVRNFREGVYLFGKMQELGIQANSYTFSCVLKCFSALGCVREGEWIHGYLYKLGFGSDNTVGNSLMAFYFKNRRIESARKVFDELCDRDVISWNSMISAYVSNGLAEKGVEIFRQMVSLGIDVDLATIINVLMACVAGGNLSLGRALHAYAIKASFDEDVMFCNNVLDMYSKCGDLSSAIQVFKKMGERSVVSWTSMIAGHIREGLSDEAIGLFSEMERDGVNPDAYTITSILHACASSGSLKKGRDIHNYIKEHGMDSSLYVCNTLMDMYAKCGSMEDAHSVFSRMPAKDIVSWNTMIGGYSKNCLPNEALKLFSEMMQKSKPDSMTIASVLPACASLAALNRGQEIHGHILRNGYFSERHVANALVDMYVKCGVLVLARLLFDMIPVKDLISWTVIIAGYGMHGFGREAIAAFNEMRKAGIEPDSVSFISILYACSHSGLCDEAWRFFDTMRNDYGIVPKLEHYACMVDLLSRTGNLTKAYKFIKTMPIEPDATIWGSLLCGCRIHHDVKLAEKVAEHVFELEPENTGYYVLLANIYAEAEKWEEVKMLRERITRRGLKKNPGCSWIEIKGKVKIFVAGDSSHPQAAKIESLLKRLRLKMKEEGQSPKMQYALINADEAEKEVALCGHSEKLAIAFGILNLQPGKTIRVTKNLRVCGDCHEMAKFISRTSRREIVLRDSNRFHHMKDGNCSCRGFW, from the coding sequence CGTGCCCGATTTCGCGTCTCCGACTCTCTCGCCGCACCCGCCATCACCGGAGTTGCGGACAAGAACGCCAAGATTAACAAGTACTGCGAAATGGGTAATCTGAAATCCGCCATGGAAATGGTGTCCGGGGCTCAAAAATCCGAGCTTGACTTGGAGGCTTACTGCTCCGTCGTGGAGCTATGTGCTGGAATGATGTCGCTGCAAGACGGAAAAGGGGTTCACTCAGTTATCTGTGACAATGGTGTGGAAGCTGATGGGCAACTGGGTGCAAAACTTGTGTTTATGTATGTAAAATGTGGGGATTTAAGAGAAGCGAGGCGGGTTTTCGATAAGTTATCGAATGGGAAGGTGTTTGTTTGGAATCTTATGATTAATGAGTATGCGAAGGTTCGTAATTTCAGGGAAGGTGTGTACTTGTTTGGGAAGATGCAGGAGCTTGGCATCCAAGCAAACTCGTATACGTTTTcatgtgttttgaagtgtttttcggCACTTGGATGTGTGCGGGAAGGTGAATGGATTCATGGATATCTGTATAAATTGGGTTTCGGTTCTGATAACACGGTTGGAAATTCGCTGATGGCTTTCTATTTTAAGAATCGAAGAATTGAGAGTGCACGTAAGGTGTTCGATGAATTGTGCGATCGGGATGTTATATCATGGAATTCGATGATAAGTGCGTATGTGTCTAACGGTCTTGCAGAGAAGGGGGTTGAGATTTTCAGACAGATGGTTTCTTTAGGGATAGATGTGGATTTGGCTACCATTATCAATGTTCTAATGGCTTGTGTAGCCGGTGGGAATCTTTCGCTGGGCAGGGCGCTTCATGCATATGCAATAAAAGCTTCCTTTGACGAGGATGTCATGTTCTGTAATAATGTTCTGGATATGTATTCGAAATGCGGGGATCTGAGTAGTGCAATCCAGGTTTTTAAGAAGATGGGTGAGAGAAGTGTTGTGTCATGGACTTCAATGATAGCAGGGCACATTCGAGAAGGGCTTTCAGATGAGGCAATCGGATTGTTCTCTGAAATGGAAAGGGACGGTGTTAATCCAGATGCTTATACAATCACGAGCATACTTCATGCATGTGCTAGTAGTGGCTCATTGAAGAAAGGCAGGGATATACACAACTACATTAAGGAACATGGCATGGACTCGAGTTTATATGTCTGTAATACTCTCAtggatatgtatgcaaaatgcgGAAGCATGGAAGATGCTCACTCAGTTTTTTCTCGTATGCCTGCGAAGGACATTGTCTCGTGGAATACCATGATAGGAGGTTACTCAAAAAATTGTCTTCCAAATGAAGCTCTTAAACTCTTTTCCGAGATGATGCAGAAATCAAAACCTGACAGCATGACAATTGCCAGTGTCCTTCCGGCTTGTGCCAGCCTAGCAGCTCTAAATAGAGGTCAAGAGATCCATGGTCATATATTGAGAAATGGATACTTTTCTGAACGGCATGTTGCCAATGCACTTGTCGACATGTATGTCAAGTGTGGGGTGCTAGTTCTTGCACGATTACTTTTTGACATGATTCCCGTAAAAGATCTGATCTCTTGGACTGTGATCATTGCTGGATATGGCATGCATGGATTTGGAAGGGAAGCTATTGCTGCCTTTAATGAGATGAGAAAAGCAGGAATAGAACCCGACAGCGTTTCCTTCATTTCGATACTCTATGCTTGCAGTCATTCGGGATTATGCGATGAAGCATGGAGATTCTTCGATACTATGAGAAATGATTACGGCATTGTTCCCAAGTTAGAGCACTATGCTTGTATGGTGGATCTCCTTTCCCGCACGGGGAATCTAACCAAGGCGTATAAATTTATCAAGACAATGCCGATTGAGCCAGATGCAACAATCTGGGGTTCCTTGCTCTGTGGTTGTAGGATCCACCATGATGTGAAACTAGCGGAGAAAGTCGCTGAACATGTTTTTGAACTAGAGCCCGAAAACACAGGGTATTATGTGCTTCTGGCGAACATATATGCAGAGGCAGAAAAGTGGGAAGAAGTGAAAATGTTGAGGGAGAGGATCACTCGGCGAGGCTTGAAAAAGAATCCAGGCTGTAGTTGGATAGAGATCAAAGGCAAAGTTAAAATCTTTGTCGCTGGAGACAGTTCACACCCACAAGCTGCGAAGATAGAGTCCCTATTGAAGAGATTACGATTGAAGATGAAGGAAGAAGGCCAGTCTCCGAAAATGCAGTATGCTTTGATTAATGCAGATGAGGCGGAGAAAGAAGTGGCCCTCTGTGGGCACAGTGAGAAGTTAGCCATAGCATTTGGGATACTGAACTTGCAACCAGGGAAAACCATACGGGTGACGAAGAATCTACGAGTATGCGGTGACTGTCATGAGATGGCCAAGTTCATCTCCAGGACATCTAGGAGGGAGATTGTTTTAAGAGACTCGAACCGCTTTCACCATATGAAGGACGGGAATTGTTCTTGCAGGGGTTTCTGGTAA